The Sphingobacteriales bacterium genomic sequence CTTACATTAGCGTCTGTATCGTTAGAAACTGCCAGCTTAATTGGTAATTTACTGAAAACCAATTTCTTAAATTTTCGCACCAGTACCGACATCAAGGGTCTTGAATATTCTGCTTCACTGAAAAATATTTATGCCATAGCTTCAGGTGTAAGTCATAGTCTTGGTTACGGTGATAATTTCATTGCCGTGCTGATTTCAAATGCTATACGCGAAACACAGAAATTTCTCGAACATTGTTGTATCTGTACCCGCAATATCATGACCTCCGGTTATCTTGGGGATTTAATGGTTACAGCCTTTTCGCAATTCAGCCGCAACCGTATGTTTGGCGAGATGATCGGGCATGGCTATTCGCCACGCGCAGCTTTGCTGGAGTTGAATATGATTCCCGAAGGCTACTATTCTATCAGGCCATTTTACCGCATCGCCAGAGAAAGCCATATAGAGATGAAAATTGTTACCGCCATGTATCAGATTCTCTATGAACAGGAAGACCCGCACCAAATACTGGAGCAACTGGCTGAAGGACTGGACTGAACCCGGAAATGATGAAAATCCTTAATAAATCATTTTGGCATCAAGAGCCTAAAACACATTCAGCTCTCTGAAAATACGGCTTGTTTCTTTCAAAATTCCCGGTTGTTTGTCGATATGTATCATTGAAGCGATGGAAAGGTTGGCAGTATAATAATCCATACCTGTTTCCGATTCAGGATTCTTTACGATTAAAACTGGGCCTACCTTTAAAATCACTTCATGGTGATTGGCCACTTTTTTCTTAAAAGCTTCTACTTTTTTCTCCAAAGTAGATTTAGGATTTTCACAAATAAAAGCATGCCCGATTTTTTCCATCAGCTGGTATTGCTGCCGCAGGTTGATACGCTCTTTTGAAATACCTAAAAATCTATGCAGGTCGGGTTCTTTACTTTCAGAGAGATAAAAGTCAAAACCTCCGGCACTCAGAATATCGTGAACATCACTGTCAAAATCTTTGAGTTTATTTTCATCATGGCAGGAAATAAAGAAGGAAACAGGAATGTAGCGGTTGATCGCACGGTTTTTATATTCGGAATCAATGGAATTAAAGGAAATATAGTCAGAAAAAGATTCCTGAAG encodes the following:
- a CDS encoding NAD(P)-binding domain-containing protein, whose product is MKVAIIGDGSWGTALTKTLFDKKEVELYWWIRQQKTYEYIVRYGRNPRYLRSVDIDLKPRFLSTDIKYVAENAEIVFIAIPSLFIRQNLSLLQASDFEGKVIVSTTKGILTHKNMLVSEYMKAHFAVPPEKYVFLTGPSHAEEVVNQMNTYLTLASVSLETASLIGNLLKTNFLNFRTSTDIKGLEYSASLKNIYAIASGVSHSLGYGDNFIAVLISNAIRETQKFLEHCCICTRNIMTSGYLGDLMVTAFSQFSRNRMFGEMIGHGYSPRAALLELNMIPEGYYSIRPFYRIARESHIEMKIVTAMYQILYEQEDPHQILEQLAEGLD